The following is a genomic window from Prevotella nigrescens.
CTTGAAATCACTGCTTATAACTTCCATTCCGACAATTGCAGTCATCAATGCCGTAACACGCTGTTGTCCATCTATCATTATCTTCTTGCCAATAGAGAGTGAACCGTCCTTCAGCTTCATATCCGGACTTTGCGAGATAATCAGATAACCTGCAGGATAGCCCTTATAGAGAGAGTCTATCAAGTCTCTTACTTGTCGGGTCTTCCATACAAATGGACGTTGTATTTCAGGTATAGCAATCTCTCCAGACTTTATATAATTTAAAATCTGTTCAAGAGAAATGTTAGAAGCAGTAAATTTTTCTGTCATAATTATTTGTTTCAATAAAAAGGCTTACTGAAGAATTATTTATATCACTTTTTAATCCTTCCATAAGTAGTCTTTTGGTTATTGTATCAATACAAGATAACTGTTGCAAATATACTATAAAAGAATCATATGAAAGATAAAGAAAGCTAACTATTTTGCTCCACCTGATATTATTTTCTCTATTATATTGGGAATAGATACAGCTGCTTTATATCTCAAATAGGTATAGGACAGTCCTTTTATTGTGGAAAAAGCCACATGTATCTTGCCGTCCTATACTCGCTTATATAGTATATTATACTCATTGTCTCGTATTGATTCTGTTGTTATCTGACATTTTTTGCTTGTTGTCATCTTGTCTGTCCGACAATTGAGCAAAATCTGTGCTGATTCTAATAACCGATTTGGATAAAATAAAAATCCTGCTCTAAGCTTATTGTGGTGGCGAAACCTACAATTGTTGCTAAGTATGTTATAAAATAGAATAAAATATTAAAAGATTATTTATAACTTTGCAAGCGTATTGAATATATTGTAAACCATAAAAATAGCATAAACAGAATGTTCTGCACAAAAGAAAATAAACTAATTAGAAGGAATGCAGCCTATCTTGTTGCCAACAGCTTTATAAAACTTTATTTGGTCTTCGGTTTCGTCTTGCGCATTATTCTGATGTTCTCAACTCCTACAACTACCGATTTTTCGTTTATCGACATTGTTAGAAGCCTTGGAGTTGGACTGCTTTCCGACTTTGGTGTTGGAACTTTACTTACCATTCCCATATTTGTTTTGTACTTAGGTCTGAACGAATGGAAATACAACAAAATGGCAGGGTATGTGATAGAGGCGTTGTTAGCTTTAGCTTTCGTCTATTCGCTTTGGGCAAAATCTATATTTCATGAATATGGTGGTGGTGCACCTCTCATAGCACGTATTTTCTTCGGTTGGAAACTCGCAAGTTTTTCGTTGCGTTTCTTTATTCCGAGATTAAGAATGGCGTGGCGACGTGTAACAATGTATGGCACATGGGGCACGTATGTGCTGCTGTTCATCTGTGTATCGGCAGGCGAATATTTCTTTTGGCAAGAATTTGGCGTGCGCTACAACTTTATTGCCGTCGATTACTTGGTATATACACACGAAGTATTGGGCAATATTATGGAATCTTATTCTATCGTTCCACTTGTTTTATTATCTGTAATTGCTACGGCAGGCATCATAATTTGGCAGTCGCGACGACGTCGCTTTAAATTAGAAAAGCTATACACGCCGAAACTGTTAGTTGTGCATAGTTTGCTTTATGTCGTTATTTGCTCCGTTGCATTCGGGGCAGCCTCGCTTACACAAGGGTTTGAAAGTTCCAATCAATACGTTAGTCAATTAGAACAGAATGGTGCCGGCAATTTTGTTGTTGCCTTCTTCAACAATAAGTTAGAGTACAACAAGTTCTACCCTATGATGGATAAGAATGAATGTATTAATACTTATCGCAGATTATCAGGTCTGAACTCGCAAGGTTATAAACTGTTAGGCAATGCGAACGGCAAACCAAGGCGTTGCAATATTGTGCTGATTACGGTGGAGAGCCTGAGTGCAGATTTCTTAAAACATTATGGAAATACCGAGGAATTAACTCCGCGGCTCGACCAATTAATTCGGAAAAGTATGGTTTTCGATAGTTTATACGCCAACGGAAACCGTACAGTGCGCGGCTTGGAAGCACTTTCGCTCTGCATTCCCCCCAGTGCAGGCGAAAGCATTATTAAACAAAAAGCGAACCGTATGGGCGATATGTCTGTAGGAGCAGTGCTTAAAGAGCAAGGATACACAGTGCAATTTTTATATGGCGGCGATAGTTATTTCGATAATATGGGCGATTTCTTCTCTCATAATGGTTACGAAGTTATCGACAGGGCAAGCATTGACAAAAACGACGTTACTTTCGCTAATATCTGGGGAGTATGCGATGAAGATATGTTCAACAAGAGTTTGAAAGTATTTGATGCGAATGCAAAAAAGGCAAAACCATTCTTCGCACAGATTATGACTACAAGCAACCATCGCCCCTATACATATCCCGAAGGACGAATAAAAGTTGAAGGTAACCCGCATACTCGGAGTGCTGCTGTACGCTATACCGACTACGCAATAGGCAACTTTATAGAACAGGCTTCTCGTAAACCGTGGTTCAACAATACAATATTTGTTATAATAGCCGACCACTGTGCATCGAGTGCAGGAAAAACGACATTACCCACAGACCGGTATCACATTCCGTGCATTATATACAGTCCAAAACATATAGCGCCACAAGCAGTAAAGACGGTTTGTTCGCAGATAGATGTCATGCCAACTCTTCTGGCTTTGCTTAATATTCCATGTAAAGTAAGCTTTACGGGACAAAACATTTTCTCTTCTGCATATCGTCCTCGTGCTTTTATGGCAACCTATCAGAATTTAGGATATTTAGAAAACAACTGTCTAACCATACTTTCGCCCGTACGCAAAATAGAACAGTTCAGTGTGAGGTACGATAAAGATGGTACAGCCATTGAGATACCATTGCGACAACAACGTAATGATTTCATACAAAAAGCAGAAGCCTACTATCAGTTTACTAATATTTATCTAAGCAGGTAAACAAATATCTAATCATTGATATTTGGAAGTCTAAGGAAGAAAAGCTTTAGGAAATAATAAAGTCCAGGATTGGAAAGGCTGAACTTGTGCATAAAAAAAAGGAAGTGCCAATTTTGTTTTGACACAACCTATTTTTATTTGGGATTTTACAAAAAACAATCTACTTGTCTTTCTTAGCAGATACCACTCTTCTTTCCTTAATACGAGCAGCTTTACCTGTAAGTTTACGTAAGTAGTAGAGTTTTGCGCGACGTACCTTACCATATTTGTTAACTTCAATAGAATCGATGTTAGGCGATTCCATTGGGAAAATACGCTCAACGCCGATGGTGCCAGACATCTTACGGACAGTGAAACGCTTCTTTTCGCCCTCACCGTTAATCTTGATTACTACACCACGGTAAAGCTGAATACGTTGCTTATTACCCTCGACGATTTTGTAAGCGACAGTTACAGTGTCTCCAGCTCTGAACTCCGGAT
Proteins encoded in this region:
- a CDS encoding LTA synthase family protein, which produces MFCTKENKLIRRNAAYLVANSFIKLYLVFGFVLRIILMFSTPTTTDFSFIDIVRSLGVGLLSDFGVGTLLTIPIFVLYLGLNEWKYNKMAGYVIEALLALAFVYSLWAKSIFHEYGGGAPLIARIFFGWKLASFSLRFFIPRLRMAWRRVTMYGTWGTYVLLFICVSAGEYFFWQEFGVRYNFIAVDYLVYTHEVLGNIMESYSIVPLVLLSVIATAGIIIWQSRRRRFKLEKLYTPKLLVVHSLLYVVICSVAFGAASLTQGFESSNQYVSQLEQNGAGNFVVAFFNNKLEYNKFYPMMDKNECINTYRRLSGLNSQGYKLLGNANGKPRRCNIVLITVESLSADFLKHYGNTEELTPRLDQLIRKSMVFDSLYANGNRTVRGLEALSLCIPPSAGESIIKQKANRMGDMSVGAVLKEQGYTVQFLYGGDSYFDNMGDFFSHNGYEVIDRASIDKNDVTFANIWGVCDEDMFNKSLKVFDANAKKAKPFFAQIMTTSNHRPYTYPEGRIKVEGNPHTRSAAVRYTDYAIGNFIEQASRKPWFNNTIFVIIADHCASSAGKTTLPTDRYHIPCIIYSPKHIAPQAVKTVCSQIDVMPTLLALLNIPCKVSFTGQNIFSSAYRPRAFMATYQNLGYLENNCLTILSPVRKIEQFSVRYDKDGTAIEIPLRQQRNDFIQKAEAYYQFTNIYLSR
- the rplS gene encoding 50S ribosomal protein L19, encoding MDLIKIAEEAFATGKQHPEFRAGDTVTVAYKIVEGNKQRIQLYRGVVIKINGEGEKKRFTVRKMSGTIGVERIFPMESPNIDSIEVNKYGKVRRAKLYYLRKLTGKAARIKERRVVSAKKDK